From Paenibacillus sp. V4I7, one genomic window encodes:
- a CDS encoding sirohydrochlorin chelatase, whose amino-acid sequence MSEYGVLVISHGSRDEGWVQLVDEAVSAVKMPMNVPIYASYLELVEGRLIQDGIYSLEAQGVTDIIVVPLFVSSGSTHIDEISYALGVIEEPLLETDMEPFDIKARIHFTSPIDDDPVIAEIIYAKIKELSESPSQEIVLLIGHGSKEKGFHLKWRQGLELLAERLKALGGYDEADIAMLLPDQVKQKMTGWAQKKPDHAVVVAPLFLSEGYFTTQVIPSRMEGFEYRYNGRALLPSPLISKWIEKQIASEIAEGETGD is encoded by the coding sequence ATGAGTGAGTATGGTGTGCTAGTCATAAGCCATGGATCTCGGGATGAGGGCTGGGTTCAGCTGGTCGATGAGGCCGTGTCTGCCGTCAAGATGCCGATGAATGTTCCGATCTACGCTTCTTATTTAGAATTGGTGGAAGGCCGATTAATTCAAGATGGTATTTACAGTTTAGAGGCGCAAGGCGTGACGGATATTATCGTCGTTCCCCTGTTCGTGTCCTCTGGGAGTACACATATTGATGAAATCAGCTATGCCTTAGGTGTGATTGAGGAGCCACTGCTCGAGACAGATATGGAACCTTTTGATATCAAGGCGCGCATTCATTTCACATCGCCAATTGATGACGACCCCGTTATTGCTGAGATTATTTATGCGAAAATCAAAGAGCTTTCCGAATCGCCAAGTCAGGAAATCGTCCTGCTTATCGGTCACGGAAGTAAAGAGAAAGGCTTCCATCTCAAGTGGCGCCAAGGCTTAGAGCTGCTCGCAGAGCGGTTGAAGGCGTTAGGCGGCTACGACGAGGCGGATATCGCTATGCTTTTGCCAGATCAAGTGAAACAGAAGATGACAGGGTGGGCTCAGAAGAAGCCTGACCATGCAGTCGTCGTTGCACCGCTTTTTCTAAGTGAAGGCTATTTCACGACGCAAGTCATCCCTTCCCGCATGGAAGGGTTCGAATATCGGTACAATGGACGGGCGCTGCTGCCTAGTCCGCTAATTTCCAAATGGATAGAGAAGCAGATTGCTTCAGAAATCGCAGAAGGCGAAACAGGTGATTGA
- a CDS encoding YerC/YecD family TrpR-related protein has protein sequence MQLKKLNDKAIDQLFEAVLTLKDIEECYVFFDDLCTVNEIQSLSQRLEVARMLRKGCTYNQIEAETGASTATISRVKRCLNYGNDGYVLTLDRLGR, from the coding sequence ATGCAATTAAAAAAATTAAATGATAAAGCAATAGACCAGCTTTTTGAAGCCGTGCTGACGCTCAAAGATATTGAAGAGTGCTATGTCTTTTTTGATGACTTGTGCACCGTGAACGAGATTCAATCGCTTTCCCAACGCCTTGAGGTTGCTCGCATGCTGCGCAAGGGCTGTACGTATAACCAGATCGAAGCCGAGACGGGCGCATCAACAGCAACCATTTCTCGTGTCAAAAGATGCCTCAACTACGGAAACGACGGCTATGTGCTGACGCTGGATCGTTTAGGTCGTTAA
- a CDS encoding aminotransferase: protein MNNQRQIIGNGGNRPEVYTRSLTLPTQLGDGGFGQYPGLGGGGNPFAQGGGGFPTPFEGGGNLFGSPSGGNAGGGFFGGGSANPSGAGGGGGGNFLSNLLGGGGGGAVGGASSNPLSGLNLKQISGFVERMGGIDGILGTMGKVQKFMSTFQQMAPMVKTILSSIGKGKVNSSDDLEEILKPKRKRRKKSSSGPRRKGASKTSLTKRKRR, encoded by the coding sequence GTGAACAACCAAAGACAAATCATTGGTAATGGCGGTAATCGTCCTGAGGTTTATACAAGAAGCTTAACTTTACCTACCCAACTCGGGGATGGCGGCTTCGGGCAATATCCGGGCTTAGGCGGTGGCGGAAATCCTTTTGCACAAGGCGGAGGAGGATTTCCTACTCCTTTCGAAGGAGGCGGTAATCTCTTCGGTAGCCCTAGCGGTGGTAATGCTGGCGGCGGATTTTTTGGAGGCGGCAGCGCGAACCCCAGCGGTGCTGGCGGTGGTGGCGGAGGGAATTTCCTCAGCAACCTCTTAGGTGGTGGCGGTGGTGGAGCTGTAGGCGGTGCCTCGTCTAACCCGCTTAGCGGCTTGAATTTGAAGCAAATCTCCGGCTTCGTTGAACGTATGGGTGGTATTGACGGCATTCTCGGCACAATGGGCAAGGTTCAGAAGTTCATGAGCACCTTTCAACAAATGGCACCTATGGTGAAAACCATTTTGAGTTCGATTGGCAAAGGAAAAGTGAATTCATCGGATGACTTGGAAGAAATATTAAAACCAAAACGCAAACGCCGGAAGAAATCAAGCTCAGGCCCTAGAAGAAAAGGAGCTTCCAAAACCTCCTTAACCAAACGCAAACGCCGATAA
- a CDS encoding DUF3048 domain-containing protein has product MKSLPLFRKKNLSSWLVLGCSVIAIVGCSDTPASLPSTSPNTAEATSAAASPATKPAATAAETELPYKFPLTGLPTDKEVKSRPFMVMVENAPQSRPQTGLDQADIVYEILAEGEITRFVSVFQSQAAKTIGPVRSIRPYFVEIGDALDAVIVHAGWSQEAMDMMAGRKLAHLDEVYGDGAYYWRATDRKAPHNLYTSVDKMKQGAEARKFRSEWNGPLLAFAKDGQSKLTGAAVNYIQIPYIQGYFASYEYNAAESVYKRSMEGKPHLDKETGKQLQTKNLLVLESKHKIVDKEGRRTVDVFGPGKGLILQEGKSQQITWERKGGMLRAYEEGGKEVPLLPGNTWVQIVPEGTAVKIE; this is encoded by the coding sequence TTGAAATCATTGCCTTTATTCCGTAAAAAAAACCTTAGCTCCTGGCTCGTCCTTGGATGCTCTGTCATAGCCATTGTCGGTTGCAGCGATACGCCTGCCTCCTTACCATCGACCAGCCCGAATACCGCTGAAGCCACGTCCGCCGCCGCATCGCCCGCTACTAAACCTGCTGCCACAGCTGCGGAGACGGAGCTGCCCTACAAATTCCCGCTAACGGGTTTGCCTACCGATAAAGAAGTCAAGAGCCGGCCCTTCATGGTCATGGTCGAAAATGCCCCGCAATCCAGGCCCCAAACCGGCCTAGATCAGGCGGACATCGTCTATGAGATTCTCGCAGAGGGCGAGATTACGAGATTCGTCTCCGTGTTCCAGAGTCAAGCAGCGAAGACCATTGGTCCCGTGCGCAGCATACGCCCTTATTTCGTGGAGATCGGCGACGCGCTCGATGCGGTTATCGTCCATGCCGGCTGGAGTCAGGAGGCGATGGATATGATGGCAGGCCGCAAGCTGGCCCATCTCGATGAGGTGTACGGCGATGGCGCCTATTACTGGCGCGCGACGGATCGTAAGGCACCGCACAATCTGTATACCTCTGTGGATAAAATGAAGCAGGGCGCCGAGGCGCGTAAATTCCGCTCCGAATGGAACGGACCGCTGCTCGCTTTTGCCAAGGATGGTCAAAGTAAGCTTACCGGCGCAGCCGTGAACTATATCCAAATTCCTTATATCCAAGGGTATTTCGCTTCCTATGAATACAATGCCGCTGAAAGTGTATACAAGCGCAGTATGGAGGGCAAGCCGCATCTCGACAAGGAAACCGGCAAACAGCTGCAAACCAAAAATCTGCTCGTACTCGAGAGCAAGCATAAGATTGTGGACAAAGAGGGGCGCCGGACGGTGGATGTTTTTGGACCTGGTAAAGGTCTCATTCTGCAAGAGGGCAAATCTCAGCAAATCACTTGGGAACGTAAAGGTGGCATGCTTCGCGCCTATGAGGAGGGTGGCAAGGAAGTGCCGCTGCTGCCGGGCAACACCTGGGTTCAGATTGTACCGGAGGGTACAGCGGTGAAAATAGAATAG
- a CDS encoding thiol-disulfide oxidoreductase DCC family protein, whose protein sequence is MTKLTDDQAIVLFDGVCNLCSGAVQFILRNDKKGIFRFASLQSDSGQKLLEQHNLPTDIISTIVLIEGGRFYTRSTAALRIARRLRGAWPLAYAAIIIPAPLRNLVYAFVARNRYRWFGKAEHCMLPKPEYKARFLE, encoded by the coding sequence ATGACCAAGCTCACCGATGACCAAGCCATCGTATTGTTCGACGGGGTCTGCAACCTGTGCAGCGGTGCTGTTCAGTTCATCCTACGGAACGATAAGAAGGGAATTTTCCGCTTTGCTTCCTTACAATCGGATAGCGGTCAAAAGCTGCTCGAGCAGCACAACCTGCCTACGGATATCATCAGCACGATCGTCCTGATCGAGGGCGGCCGCTTCTATACCCGTTCGACCGCTGCACTGCGCATTGCCCGGCGGCTGCGTGGTGCTTGGCCTCTGGCGTATGCGGCCATCATCATTCCCGCTCCGTTGAGGAATCTGGTCTATGCCTTCGTAGCGCGCAACCGCTATCGCTGGTTCGGCAAAGCCGAGCACTGCATGCTGCCGAAGCCTGAGTACAAGGCACGATTCCTAGAGTAG
- a CDS encoding class III extradiol ring-cleavage dioxygenase → MLPSFFIAHGVPSLAIEQHAYTEFLQKLAKSIPAPKAIVLFSAHWESPVQKISSAIHLETIYDFSGFSEKLYDIKYPAKGDLTLSLHIQRLFQEEGIRCELDDERGLDHGAWAPLHIMYPDAQIPVVALSVNPRLTAEEHYRIGAALGPLREEDVLILGSGGTVHNLRRLDRNNPVPQVWAVEFDEWLAEQLETWNLDALVRYDERAPNAREAVPTPEHFAPLLLALGAADTTRRAKLLHHSFQMGTLSLCCWMFGGMRKS, encoded by the coding sequence ATGCTGCCATCTTTTTTCATTGCCCATGGAGTACCGAGTTTGGCGATCGAGCAGCATGCTTACACCGAGTTTTTGCAGAAGCTGGCCAAGAGCATTCCTGCGCCCAAAGCCATCGTGCTGTTCAGTGCACATTGGGAAAGTCCCGTGCAGAAGATTAGCTCGGCGATTCATCTGGAAACGATCTATGATTTCTCGGGCTTTTCGGAAAAGCTTTATGATATTAAGTACCCAGCTAAAGGGGATTTGACGCTAAGCTTACATATACAGCGATTGTTTCAGGAAGAGGGCATTCGTTGTGAGCTCGATGATGAGCGAGGCTTGGATCACGGGGCGTGGGCACCGCTGCATATTATGTATCCAGATGCGCAGATACCGGTGGTGGCGCTCTCGGTGAATCCACGTTTGACGGCGGAAGAGCATTATCGCATCGGTGCGGCATTAGGCCCATTGCGAGAAGAGGATGTTCTTATCCTCGGCAGCGGAGGGACGGTTCACAACTTGCGCAGGCTGGATCGGAATAATCCTGTACCGCAGGTGTGGGCGGTGGAATTCGATGAGTGGTTGGCGGAGCAGCTGGAGACGTGGAATTTAGACGCGCTAGTTCGATACGATGAAAGAGCGCCTAACGCGCGTGAGGCGGTTCCGACGCCGGAGCATTTTGCGCCTTTGCTGCTTGCACTAGGTGCGGCTGACACTACTCGCAGGGCGAAGCTGCTGCATCATAGCTTTCAGATGGGCACGCTGAGCTTGTGCTGTTGGATGTTTGGCGGGATGAGGAAGTCTTAG
- a CDS encoding N-acetylmuramoyl-L-alanine amidase, protein MKVAKNRKPWMAFMSVAVWMVFVLIAAGCTSQVLDRLAIPQESPTVKKETSAVTSSSTMQPIAAEDRTEAALAPKTKPTAEIEASKTAAKPQQGRLVMLDPGHQRYGNNALESVGPDTRETKPKVSSGTVGVRTKKPEHVLNLEVSLLIKDELVRRGIEVAMTRESHEVDISNKQRAEMANEAGAALAVRIHADGDSSPKTKGFSVLYPSASLAAVKPIAAESHEAAGFILEHLKAATEMAGRGISARSDLSGFNWSKVPVVLVELGFMTNPEEDELMSEAEYQKKLAQGIADGIEQFLKRR, encoded by the coding sequence TTGAAAGTAGCAAAAAATCGGAAGCCGTGGATGGCTTTCATGAGTGTTGCCGTATGGATGGTCTTTGTACTCATCGCGGCTGGTTGTACGTCGCAGGTATTGGATAGACTGGCTATACCTCAGGAATCGCCAACAGTAAAGAAGGAAACGTCTGCGGTCACGAGTAGCTCGACCATGCAGCCGATAGCGGCAGAGGATAGAACAGAGGCTGCACTAGCGCCTAAAACAAAGCCTACAGCAGAGATCGAGGCTTCCAAAACGGCAGCCAAGCCTCAACAAGGAAGACTCGTCATGCTGGACCCCGGACATCAGCGTTATGGGAATAATGCTCTTGAGTCTGTAGGTCCAGATACGCGAGAAACCAAGCCAAAGGTCAGCTCTGGTACGGTCGGTGTACGTACGAAAAAACCGGAACATGTGCTCAATCTGGAGGTATCTCTGCTGATCAAGGACGAGCTGGTCCGTCGCGGCATAGAGGTTGCGATGACCCGCGAATCGCATGAGGTCGATATCAGCAACAAGCAGCGCGCTGAAATGGCGAACGAAGCAGGAGCAGCGCTGGCTGTACGCATTCATGCGGATGGCGATAGTTCACCGAAGACCAAAGGGTTTTCGGTGTTGTATCCGTCGGCTTCCTTAGCAGCGGTAAAGCCCATCGCAGCAGAAAGCCATGAAGCAGCTGGCTTTATTCTAGAGCATCTGAAGGCCGCGACCGAAATGGCTGGAAGAGGAATATCAGCACGCAGCGACTTATCAGGCTTCAATTGGTCCAAAGTGCCAGTCGTGCTGGTCGAGCTTGGCTTCATGACCAATCCGGAAGAAGATGAGCTGATGTCCGAAGCGGAATATCAGAAGAAGCTGGCCCAAGGTATCGCAGACGGGATTGAGCAGTTTTTGAAAAGGCGATGA
- a CDS encoding CehA/McbA family metallohydrolase gives MKHVERIRSVTTMTKRIANSEQSTYIEVPFEMPEHVEEIVVTYVIESHGEQKAVIDLGLRDTGRVRGWSGGARKAFRLGKEQSTPGYLSGDLTPGNWAVLHNAYKVPSEGCSVTVTIEFLYKTPRWLKGDLHTHSVHSDGTFTLEENAARMEELGCDFIAMTDHNTVSQNMTYPRHTSVVMIPGMEFTTNFGHSNFLGVIDPIRDFRVKSQEDVNAKIAEARANGAKIVINHPHCEYCPWEWDLGVDHDWVEVWNGPFTERNVRALNWWHSQLVSGRRLVAVGGSDTHRPDPYVKHAMPCTWVYASEKTVDGILSAIGLGHVLITYAPNGPFVELNCGSYRVGDIVPAGERSREVCLYAEDLMAGDKIKLFSNIRLEKEVLVSSDGVLAIHFDAQGTTFVRAEVWRHFDEVNMTLMAALTNPIYFD, from the coding sequence ATGAAACATGTGGAAAGAATACGTTCAGTTACGACAATGACGAAAAGAATTGCTAATTCGGAGCAAAGCACTTATATCGAAGTCCCTTTTGAAATGCCCGAGCATGTTGAGGAAATTGTGGTCACTTACGTGATCGAATCACACGGTGAACAGAAGGCCGTGATCGACTTGGGCCTGAGGGATACCGGCAGAGTGAGAGGCTGGAGCGGAGGAGCTCGCAAAGCATTTCGACTTGGAAAGGAACAATCAACTCCAGGCTATTTATCGGGTGATTTAACGCCGGGAAACTGGGCGGTTCTGCATAACGCCTACAAGGTACCGAGCGAAGGTTGTTCCGTTACCGTTACGATCGAATTTCTTTATAAGACACCTCGCTGGCTAAAAGGCGATCTGCATACACATAGCGTGCACAGCGACGGTACTTTTACACTGGAAGAAAATGCGGCAAGGATGGAGGAACTCGGCTGTGATTTTATCGCCATGACGGATCACAATACGGTCAGCCAAAACATGACCTATCCGCGCCATACGAGCGTTGTCATGATACCGGGGATGGAATTTACAACGAATTTCGGACACAGTAATTTCTTGGGTGTTATCGATCCGATCCGAGATTTTCGGGTGAAGAGTCAGGAAGACGTCAACGCCAAGATTGCCGAAGCCCGTGCTAATGGAGCCAAAATCGTGATCAATCATCCGCACTGCGAGTATTGCCCGTGGGAATGGGATTTGGGTGTAGATCACGACTGGGTAGAAGTATGGAATGGCCCCTTTACGGAGCGGAATGTTAGAGCGCTGAATTGGTGGCATAGTCAACTCGTCTCCGGCAGAAGGCTTGTTGCTGTTGGCGGCAGCGATACCCATCGTCCAGATCCGTATGTGAAGCATGCGATGCCATGTACCTGGGTGTACGCTTCTGAGAAAACCGTGGATGGCATTTTAAGCGCCATTGGGCTTGGTCACGTACTGATTACTTATGCGCCAAACGGGCCTTTTGTGGAGCTAAACTGCGGTTCTTATAGGGTTGGAGATATTGTTCCAGCAGGAGAGCGGAGCAGAGAAGTGTGTTTGTACGCCGAGGATTTGATGGCCGGAGATAAGATCAAACTGTTTAGCAACATTAGATTGGAAAAGGAAGTACTAGTGTCCTCAGACGGGGTGCTCGCCATCCATTTTGACGCACAGGGAACAACGTTTGTACGCGCCGAAGTATGGCGGCATTTCGATGAGGTCAACATGACGCTTATGGCTGCGCTAACGAACCCGATTTATTTTGACTAG
- a CDS encoding endonuclease/exonuclease/phosphatase family protein has translation MTFNLRYNEPKDGDNAWPHRVRRVSHTIQEHDPILVGTQEGYYDMLTELHGELEAYNWIGKGRFGEHENEHCAIFYKKDQLEVLEEGHFWLSETPEVTASKSWDSMFPRMCTWVRFLDKYTQKAFIVYNTHLDHHSQEARENGVKVIWDYIRSHKSELSLPAILMGDMNSHPSYPPIRFLRGEAGDEGPNGWLKDAYTAIEGHVGRTAHDFKGGADEAPIDYIFVSPEVELLETIVDRGQIEGGYPSDHYPIIASLRLT, from the coding sequence ATGACTTTCAATCTGCGATACAATGAGCCAAAGGATGGAGACAACGCATGGCCTCATCGTGTGAGGCGCGTTTCCCATACAATCCAAGAGCACGACCCCATTCTGGTCGGCACACAGGAAGGCTACTATGACATGCTGACCGAGCTTCATGGGGAGCTGGAAGCGTACAATTGGATCGGCAAGGGCCGATTTGGCGAACATGAAAATGAGCATTGCGCTATTTTTTATAAGAAGGATCAACTTGAGGTGCTAGAGGAAGGCCACTTCTGGCTTTCGGAAACGCCGGAAGTAACGGCATCCAAAAGCTGGGACAGCATGTTCCCTAGAATGTGTACGTGGGTTCGATTCCTGGACAAATACACTCAGAAAGCATTTATCGTGTACAACACCCATTTGGATCATCATAGTCAAGAAGCTAGAGAAAATGGCGTTAAAGTGATTTGGGATTATATTCGGTCGCATAAGTCCGAGCTTTCTTTACCCGCTATTTTAATGGGGGACATGAACAGCCATCCGAGCTACCCGCCTATCCGTTTTTTGAGGGGGGAAGCTGGGGACGAAGGACCGAACGGCTGGCTGAAAGACGCTTATACCGCTATTGAAGGACATGTAGGCCGAACTGCGCACGACTTCAAAGGTGGAGCAGACGAGGCGCCAATTGATTATATTTTCGTATCTCCCGAGGTGGAACTACTGGAAACGATCGTCGATAGAGGGCAGATTGAAGGGGGCTACCCGTCGGATCATTATCCGATTATTGCTTCTTTGCGCTTAACTTAA
- a CDS encoding carbohydrate ABC transporter permease — protein sequence MVRNKTISARIAEAALILVMLVISAMSLAPVVHVFSVSFSDNAAAAGGFVKFWPVSFSLESYRKIMEEPHFLNAFLVSVKRVLLGGGINFVLTVMMAYPLSRSSKEFPYRNVYMWFMLFTMLFSGGIIPLYLTVKALGMFNTMWALVLPGAVPVFNVILLMNFFRNLPKELSDAGYMDGAGPWYMMVKVYLPLSLPAMATVTLFSIVGHWNSFFDGMIFMRSAENYPLQTYIQQLVVNQNALLELDSTKLELLMKVSDKTLNAAKIVVSMVPILIVYPFLQKYFIHGIMLGSVKE from the coding sequence GTGGTACGCAATAAAACGATTTCGGCTCGTATAGCCGAAGCAGCTCTAATCTTGGTGATGCTAGTCATCTCAGCCATGTCGCTTGCGCCTGTTGTGCACGTGTTCTCCGTCTCGTTTAGCGACAACGCGGCAGCGGCTGGGGGATTCGTTAAATTTTGGCCTGTTAGTTTCTCATTGGAATCATATCGTAAAATTATGGAAGAACCGCATTTTCTCAATGCATTTTTAGTTTCCGTCAAACGGGTTTTGCTGGGCGGGGGAATCAATTTCGTATTGACCGTTATGATGGCGTACCCGTTGTCGAGAAGCAGCAAGGAATTCCCGTACCGGAACGTGTATATGTGGTTCATGCTGTTTACGATGCTGTTCAGCGGCGGGATTATTCCGTTATATTTGACCGTCAAGGCATTAGGGATGTTTAACACCATGTGGGCTCTTGTGCTGCCGGGTGCGGTGCCGGTTTTTAACGTTATTTTGTTAATGAACTTCTTCCGAAACTTGCCGAAGGAGCTGAGCGACGCGGGTTACATGGACGGTGCAGGACCTTGGTATATGATGGTCAAAGTCTATCTGCCGCTTTCGCTGCCAGCGATGGCTACTGTCACATTATTCAGTATTGTTGGTCACTGGAATTCGTTCTTTGACGGTATGATCTTTATGCGCAGTGCGGAAAATTATCCGCTGCAAACGTATATTCAGCAGCTCGTCGTCAACCAGAACGCGTTGTTGGAGCTTGATTCGACGAAGCTTGAGTTACTGATGAAAGTATCGGATAAGACACTTAACGCTGCCAAAATCGTAGTTTCGATGGTGCCGATTCTTATCGTTTATCCGTTTCTGCAAAAGTATTTTATACATGGCATCATGCTCGGTTCTGTAAAAGAATAA
- a CDS encoding sugar ABC transporter permease produces MNIKSFYKHYHLMLLPGIVLLIIFHLVPMFGVAIAFQDFKIGLGIWNSPWIGFENFTYMFQLRDSKVIFFNTVFIAVCKIIAHLIIPLTFAILLNEIRFSIFKRWVQTVVYLPHFISWVILAGVVIDMLSLDGIINNTLKALGFEPIMFMAKNSLFPGIVVSTDIWKEFGFAAIIYLAALAGINPSLYEAAEMDGATRLKQLYYITLPSLVPTVVLLATLSIGNILNAGFDQIFNLYNPLVYESGDIIDTYVYRVGLVQAQYGLATAVGLLKSAIGFLLIFISYRVAYTYANYRIF; encoded by the coding sequence ATGAACATAAAATCGTTTTACAAGCACTACCATTTGATGCTTCTGCCGGGTATCGTGCTTCTCATTATTTTCCATCTCGTGCCGATGTTCGGAGTCGCAATTGCGTTCCAAGATTTCAAGATTGGTTTGGGAATATGGAACTCCCCCTGGATCGGCTTCGAAAATTTTACGTACATGTTTCAACTGAGAGATAGTAAAGTTATTTTCTTTAATACCGTATTTATTGCTGTGTGTAAAATTATCGCGCACCTTATCATTCCACTTACCTTTGCCATTTTGCTCAATGAGATTAGATTCAGCATATTCAAAAGATGGGTGCAGACAGTTGTGTACCTGCCTCATTTTATATCATGGGTTATCTTGGCGGGTGTTGTGATAGATATGCTGTCGTTGGACGGCATTATCAACAATACGTTGAAAGCGTTAGGATTCGAGCCGATTATGTTTATGGCCAAAAACAGCTTGTTTCCAGGCATAGTCGTTAGTACAGACATTTGGAAAGAATTCGGATTTGCTGCCATTATTTATTTAGCTGCACTAGCGGGCATTAATCCTTCCCTCTATGAAGCAGCCGAAATGGACGGAGCTACTAGATTGAAGCAATTGTATTATATTACGCTGCCGAGCTTGGTTCCTACTGTTGTTTTGTTGGCTACTTTGAGCATAGGCAATATTTTGAATGCAGGATTTGATCAAATTTTCAATTTGTATAATCCTCTTGTCTACGAGTCGGGTGATATTATCGATACGTATGTGTACCGGGTAGGACTTGTACAGGCTCAATATGGCTTAGCTACGGCCGTCGGTTTGTTGAAGTCAGCAATCGGATTCCTTCTCATCTTTATTTCGTACAGAGTCGCCTATACGTATGCGAATTACAGAATTTTCTAA